CTGCGCTTCGAGGTCCTGCCGCGCAGGCGGGTCGACGTCGCCTTCGCCTACCCGCACGACGGCGAGGCGGACGGTGTGGTGGGCGGCGACTTCTCGGCGGCCGTACGGCGCTGTGTGGGGGTCGCCAAGTGCCGTGTGGAGGGGCCGAGTTCGGGCCCCGGGGTGATGTGCCCCTCGTTCCGCGCGACCGGCGACGAACAGCACTCCACGCGCGGGCGCGCCCGGCTGCTGCACGAGATGCTGGCCGGCGAGGTGGTGACGGACGCCTGGCGCTCGGCCGAGGTCAAGGACGCGCTCGACCTCTGCCTGTCCTGCAAGGGCTGCCGCAGCGACTGCCCGGTGGGGGTGGACATGGCCACGTACAAGGCGGAGTTCCTGCACCACCACTACGCGGGGCGGCGGCGGCCCGCCGCGCACTACGCGATGGGGCGGCTGCCACGCTGGCTCCGGGCGGCGGCGCCCTTCGCGCGACTGCTGAACGCGGCGGTACGGGTGCCGGGAGCCGCCGCGCTGGCCAAGCGCGTGGGCGGCATCGCGCCGGAGCGCTCGATCCCGCGCCTGGCGCCGCGGACGTTCACGCGGTGGCTGCGGGGGCAGGGGCGGGAGCGGGTCGACGACCCGGCGGTGGTGCTGTGGCCGGACACCTTCACCGAGCACCTGTCGCCGTCGGTGGGGCGGGCGGCGGTACGGGTCCTGGACGCGGCGGGGGTGGGCTTCACCCTGCCCGCGGGCACGGTCTGCTGCGGCCTGACGTACGTCTCCACGGGCCAGCTCGACCAGGCCCGCACGGTCATGCGCCGCACCCTGGACCGGCTGGCACCGCTGCTCGACACGGGCCTGCCGGTCCTCGTCCTGGAACCGAGCTGCGCGGCGGCGCTCAAGACCGACCTGCCGGAACTCCTCGCGGACGACCCCCGCGCGGCCCGCCTCGCCGCGTCCGTACGGACCTTCGCCCAGACCCTGGAGGAGTGCGCGCCCAACTGGCAGCCACCCCGGGTGAACCGCCCTGTCGCGGGCCAGACCCACTGCCACCAGCACGCGGTCCTCGGCGACGCACCGGACCGCCGCCTGCGCGAACGGGCGGGCCTGACGGGCGACTTGAGCGGCGGCTGCTGCGGCCTCGCGGGCAACTTCGGCTTCGAGAAGGGCCACTACGAGGTCTCGACTGCTTGCGCTGAGGACCAACTGCTGCCCGCGGTCCGCGCGGCGGAGGAGGGAACGCGACTCCTCGCGGACGGCTACTCGTGCCGCACACAGCTGGACCAACTGGCGGACGGAGGCGCGAAGCACTTGGCGGAGGTGCTGGCGGATGCGCTGGACTCCTCCGACGCCCCGCCCAGCAAGTCCGCTTCGGATGCCCGGCCCCGGCGTAGCTGATCCACGCCGTGCGGTTCGTGTCGTCCACCAGGTACCGGATACGGCCTCGCGCTGTGACTTCGACGGGTGCCTGCCGTAGGGAGCCGACTCGGTGACCGACCCTCCTTCTGGGTGCAGTATGTTATATCTCGAAGTCCATTGTGTTGCCCTAAGTGATCTGGAGGAGGTCCCCGGTGGATGAGCCGCGTGCCGTAGTCGCAGGTGTCGGAGCGGCGCCGGAGGCCTTGGGCGGGGAGCGTGGGCGGCGGGCCCTCGGGCCCCTCGTGCTGGTCGTCAGTGGCGTGCTCTCCGTGCAGTGGGGCGCCGCCGTCGCCGTGCTGCTGATGCCGCGCGCCGGGGTCGTCGGCGTCGTGACCCTGCGGCTCGTGCTCGCCGCCCTCGTACTGCTCGTGATCTGCCGGCCCCGGGTCCGCGGGCACTCGCGTGCCGACTGGGGCACCGTGCTCTTCTTCGGGGCGGTCCTGGCGGCCATGAACCTCCTCTTCTACCAGGCCGCCGACCGCATTCCGCTGGGCGCCGCCGTGACCCTGGAGGTGCTCGGGCCGCTCGCGCTGTCCGTGATCGTCTCGCGCAGGCTCGGCAACCTCCTGTGGGCCGGGCTCGCGCTCGGTGGTGTGCTGCTGCTGAGCGGGGGCGGGTTCGACCGGCTCGACCCCGTGGGAGCGGCGTTCGCCCTCGCGGCGGGTGCGATGTGGGCCACGTACATCATCTTCAGCGCCCGCGTCGGGCAGCGGTTCCCGCAGGCCGACGGGCTCGCGCTCGCCATGGCCTTCGGCGCCCTGCTGTCCCTGCCGCTGGGCATCCTGGAGGCCGGTTCGAAGCTGCTGGTGCCCTCCACGATCGGGCTCGGGCTCCTGGTGGCGCTGATGTCGTCCGTCCTGCCGTACACCCTGGAACTGCTCGCCCTGCGGCGGCTGCCCGCGCCGACGTTCGCGATCCTGATGAGTATCGAACCGGCCATCGCGGCGATGGCCGGCTTCCTCGTCCTGCACCAGAGCCTGTCCATCACCGACGCGCTGGCGATCGCGCTGGTCATCGCGGCGAGCATCGGCGCCGTCCGGACGCAGGCGGGCCGGCGTGCGGAGGTGAGGGCCGAACGCGACGCCGCGCGGGAGAAGCTGACGGCCGCCCGGAAGGCCGGTAGTGAGGTGGCGCCCACCGGCCAGGAAAGCGGCCTGAAGTAAACCAAGCTTGCTTGCTTGTTTCTCCGGGCGCTGCCATGCTCCGGGACACGTACGACGCCGTGTCCCGCGAGTCCGATCGGAGCGCACCACGTGTCCGACCCTGCCGCGCCCATCCTCGACGATCTGCGCAGCGAGAGCGAGGAACTCGACCGGCTCGTCGTCGA
The nucleotide sequence above comes from Streptomyces sp. NBC_01716. Encoded proteins:
- a CDS encoding EamA family transporter — protein: MDEPRAVVAGVGAAPEALGGERGRRALGPLVLVVSGVLSVQWGAAVAVLLMPRAGVVGVVTLRLVLAALVLLVICRPRVRGHSRADWGTVLFFGAVLAAMNLLFYQAADRIPLGAAVTLEVLGPLALSVIVSRRLGNLLWAGLALGGVLLLSGGGFDRLDPVGAAFALAAGAMWATYIIFSARVGQRFPQADGLALAMAFGALLSLPLGILEAGSKLLVPSTIGLGLLVALMSSVLPYTLELLALRRLPAPTFAILMSIEPAIAAMAGFLVLHQSLSITDALAIALVIAASIGAVRTQAGRRAEVRAERDAAREKLTAARKAGSEVAPTGQESGLK